The following are from one region of the Polyangiaceae bacterium genome:
- a CDS encoding VOC family protein, whose protein sequence is MEISIHSSFLPQTDPEASLAFWRDVMGFEVRNDVGYNGLRWITIGPPGQPGTNIVLYPPQANPGVTEQEQSTIAEMMAKGTFGKIVLATTDVNATFEKLQAAGAEVVQEPMDQPYGLRDCAFRDPAGNDLRIQERK, encoded by the coding sequence ATGGAAATCAGCATCCACTCGAGCTTCCTCCCGCAAACCGATCCCGAAGCCTCTCTCGCGTTTTGGCGCGACGTGATGGGCTTCGAAGTCCGCAACGACGTTGGCTACAACGGCTTGCGTTGGATCACGATTGGCCCGCCGGGGCAGCCTGGCACCAACATCGTACTCTATCCGCCGCAAGCAAATCCAGGCGTCACCGAACAAGAGCAGTCGACAATCGCGGAGATGATGGCCAAGGGCACGTTCGGCAAGATCGTGCTGGCGACCACGGACGTGAACGCCACCTTCGAGAAGCTGCAAGCCGCCGGCGCTGAGGTCGTGCAAGAGCCGATGGATCAACCGTATGGCTTGCGCGACTGCGCCTTCCGCGACCCTGCAGGCAATGACCTGCGTATCCAGGAGCGCAAGTGA
- a CDS encoding helix-turn-helix transcriptional regulator: protein MDREYQKPLDVESLARGVGMSAGHLSRLFKKAYGESPYSYLMTRRIERAMTLLRRGDLSVTEACFEVGCSSLGTFSTRFTELVGVSPSAYREDQQSTEGMPACVAKQVTRPVRSVKPSPKKTAE from the coding sequence ATGGATCGCGAGTATCAGAAGCCGCTCGATGTGGAATCCCTGGCGCGCGGCGTGGGCATGTCCGCGGGACACTTGAGTCGGCTGTTCAAGAAGGCGTACGGCGAGTCACCGTACTCGTACTTGATGACGAGGCGCATCGAGCGCGCGATGACGCTGCTCCGTCGCGGCGACCTGAGCGTGACGGAGGCCTGCTTCGAAGTGGGCTGTTCGTCCCTTGGCACCTTCAGCACACGCTTCACGGAACTGGTTGGAGTGTCACCCAGCGCCTACCGTGAGGATCAGCAGTCGACTGAAGGCATGCCCGCTTGCGTGGCCAAGCAGGTGACTCGCCCGGTTCGCTCCGTTAAGCCCTCCCCCAAAAAAACAGCTGAATAG
- a CDS encoding SMI1/KNR4 family protein, with product MRTAAEVRDLLKKLKQRAADEYHATCGHRWRLNPRATEAEVAAFEKQWRIRLPSEYREFLLTLGNGGAGPGFGIDPLGTMQEQAIGRDVLRALKVEFDADLAEEWDEVTEPESWDARKDVMAGAMPIATLGCGDWFRLVISGPHAGEIWFDNRGGDGMPPDPVVDDEGELTFRSWYEAWLDECEARWLK from the coding sequence ATGCGTACGGCCGCTGAGGTGCGAGATTTACTGAAGAAGCTGAAACAGCGCGCGGCTGACGAATACCACGCAACGTGCGGACACCGCTGGAGGTTGAACCCTCGAGCCACTGAGGCGGAGGTCGCTGCGTTCGAGAAGCAGTGGCGCATTCGGCTTCCAAGCGAGTATCGCGAGTTCCTGCTCACGCTGGGAAATGGAGGCGCTGGTCCCGGCTTCGGCATTGACCCTCTGGGAACCATGCAAGAACAGGCCATCGGCAGGGATGTGCTGCGCGCGCTGAAGGTGGAGTTCGACGCTGACCTGGCAGAGGAGTGGGACGAAGTAACGGAGCCAGAATCTTGGGATGCGCGCAAAGACGTCATGGCCGGCGCGATGCCCATCGCGACCCTCGGCTGTGGTGACTGGTTCCGCCTAGTGATTAGCGGTCCCCACGCGGGTGAGATCTGGTTCGACAACCGCGGCGGTGACGGCATGCCTCCCGACCCCGTCGTCGACGACGAAGGCGAGCTCACGTTCCGTTCGTGGTACGAGGCGTGGCTCGACGAGTGCGAAGCGCGCTGGCTCAAGTAG